One Clavibacter zhangzhiyongii genomic region harbors:
- a CDS encoding ABC transporter permease, translating into MTAVRPAPGAASRPADRAPALPGVLALGGHRIRYEVRRYFRQSDTVIFTFLFPVIMLTIFSVAFGSSGNLGTAPDGSGGVSAAAYYLPGMIAAGILLSGVQNLAVDIAMERSDGTLKRLAGSPLPVLSYFIGKAGQVIATSVLQVLVLLLVARLAFGVELPADAGRWATFAWVYALGITTSAVLGIALSRIPRSGASATAVITPIVLVLQFISGVYLAFTMLPIWLQDVASFLPLKWMAQGMRAVFLPDALAAVERGGTWDLGGVLAVLAIWLVGGTIAAMATFRWIRRDS; encoded by the coding sequence ATGACCGCCGTCCGCCCCGCGCCCGGCGCCGCGTCCCGCCCCGCGGACCGCGCCCCGGCCCTGCCCGGCGTCCTGGCCCTCGGCGGGCACCGCATCCGCTATGAGGTGCGCCGCTACTTCCGGCAGTCCGACACGGTCATCTTCACGTTCCTCTTCCCGGTGATCATGCTCACGATCTTCTCGGTCGCGTTCGGCTCCTCCGGCAACCTCGGCACCGCGCCCGACGGGTCCGGCGGCGTGAGCGCCGCGGCCTACTACCTGCCCGGCATGATCGCCGCGGGCATCCTCCTGAGCGGCGTGCAGAACCTCGCGGTCGACATCGCCATGGAGCGCAGCGACGGCACGCTCAAGCGCCTCGCCGGATCCCCGCTGCCCGTCCTGTCGTACTTCATCGGCAAGGCCGGGCAGGTGATCGCCACCTCGGTGCTCCAGGTGCTCGTGCTGCTGCTCGTCGCCCGCCTCGCGTTCGGCGTCGAGCTGCCCGCCGACGCCGGCCGCTGGGCGACGTTCGCGTGGGTCTACGCGCTCGGGATCACGACCTCGGCCGTGCTCGGCATCGCGCTGTCCCGGATCCCGCGCTCGGGCGCGTCCGCCACCGCCGTGATCACGCCGATCGTGCTCGTGCTGCAGTTCATCAGCGGCGTCTACCTCGCCTTCACGATGCTGCCCATCTGGCTGCAGGACGTGGCGAGCTTCCTGCCGCTGAAGTGGATGGCGCAGGGCATGCGCGCGGTCTTCCTGCCCGATGCGCTCGCCGCCGTCGAGCGCGGCGGCACGTGGGACCTCGGCGGCGTGCTGGCGGTGCTCGCGATCTGGCTGGTGGGCGGGACGATCGCCGCGATGGCGACCTTCCGCTGGATCCGCCGGGACTCCTGA
- a CDS encoding iron chaperone — MTDDAGFTKDERAAMKQRAKELREEAKAQKAADKQAAALQGVLDAFAAMPPEERAIAEWLHAIVLRHAPDLSPKTWYGFPAYADADGKPVVFFQPGSKFGTRYSTLGFQDPAQLDQGTMWPTSYALTAVDPANEERVAELVRRAVGG, encoded by the coding sequence ATGACGGACGACGCCGGTTTCACGAAGGACGAGCGCGCGGCGATGAAGCAGCGCGCGAAGGAGCTGCGCGAGGAGGCCAAGGCGCAGAAGGCGGCCGACAAGCAGGCCGCCGCGCTGCAGGGCGTGCTCGACGCGTTCGCCGCGATGCCGCCGGAGGAGCGCGCGATCGCCGAGTGGCTGCACGCCATCGTGCTGCGGCACGCGCCGGACCTCTCCCCCAAGACCTGGTACGGCTTCCCGGCCTACGCGGACGCGGACGGCAAGCCCGTCGTCTTCTTCCAGCCGGGCTCGAAGTTCGGCACGCGGTACTCGACGCTCGGCTTCCAGGACCCGGCGCAGCTCGACCAGGGCACCATGTGGCCGACCTCGTACGCGCTCACCGCCGTGGATCCCGCGAACGAGGAGCGCGTGGCGGAGCTGGTGCGCCGGGCCGTCGGGGGGTGA
- a CDS encoding ABC transporter ATP-binding protein: MTTAAVEEHVRVRDLAKTYGTTTALRGVSFDIHRGETFALLGPNGAGKSTTIEILEGYRLRSGGSASVLGVDPAKGGRAWRARIGMVLQSSSESGAMTVREQVAHFARMYPRPRDVDATIAAVGLTEKAGTLLRALSGGQRRRVDVALGIIGRPELLFLDEPTTGFDPEARHRFWDLVRELKAEGTTILLTTHYLDEAAQLGDRAAVIAGGRLVAIGRLDEIGGEEARVPRVLWRDDDGSHEERTRTPAALVSRLSQATPGGEPRDLRIVRPSLEDVYLGLLAGAAVPADAPPGGPDPDAPASAVPSDAAAEGVAA, from the coding sequence ATGACCACAGCAGCCGTCGAGGAGCACGTCCGCGTGCGCGACCTCGCGAAGACCTACGGCACGACCACCGCCCTCCGGGGCGTCTCCTTCGACATCCACCGCGGCGAGACCTTCGCCCTGCTCGGCCCGAACGGCGCCGGCAAGTCGACGACCATCGAGATCCTCGAGGGGTACCGGCTCCGCAGCGGCGGATCCGCGTCCGTGCTGGGCGTGGATCCCGCGAAGGGCGGCCGCGCCTGGCGCGCCCGCATCGGCATGGTGCTGCAGTCGAGCTCCGAGAGCGGCGCGATGACCGTGCGCGAGCAGGTCGCGCACTTCGCCCGCATGTACCCGCGGCCGCGCGACGTCGACGCGACCATCGCCGCCGTCGGGCTCACCGAGAAGGCGGGCACGCTGCTGCGCGCTCTCTCCGGCGGCCAGCGCCGCCGCGTGGACGTCGCCCTCGGGATCATCGGCCGCCCCGAGCTCCTGTTCCTCGACGAGCCCACCACGGGCTTCGACCCCGAGGCCCGGCACCGGTTCTGGGACCTCGTGCGCGAGCTCAAGGCCGAGGGCACGACCATCCTCCTCACCACGCACTACCTGGACGAGGCGGCGCAGCTGGGCGACCGGGCAGCCGTGATCGCGGGCGGCCGGCTGGTGGCCATCGGCCGGCTCGACGAGATCGGGGGAGAGGAGGCGCGCGTGCCGCGGGTGCTGTGGCGCGACGACGACGGATCCCACGAGGAGCGCACCCGGACGCCCGCCGCGCTCGTGTCGCGGCTGTCGCAGGCGACGCCCGGCGGCGAGCCGCGCGACCTGCGGATCGTCCGGCCGAGCCTCGAGGACGTGTACCTGGGGCTCCTCGCCGGGGCCGCGGTCCCGGCGGATGCGCCACCCGGCGGCCCGGACCCGGACGCCCCCGCGTCCGCCGTCCCGTCCGACGCCGCCGCCGAGGGGGTGGCGGCATGA
- a CDS encoding SDR family oxidoreductase produces the protein MTENRVTSARTTSAPASPRSDGTGRTALVVGATGISGSALVDQLTAEGWDVLALSRRAGADRPGVRWISADLRSADDLRRVLAPEQPTHVFFTAWSRQATEQENIDVNGGMVRDLLAALDGAPVEHAALVTGLKHYLGPFEAYGQGAMPDTPFHEEEERLDAPNFYYAQEDELFAAASRQGFAWSVHRSHTVIGHAVGNQMNMGLTLAVYGSLCRDLGLPFVFPGSATQWDGLTDVTDATVLADQMIWAATAEAGRDEAFNVVNGDVFRWRWMWPRLAAHFGVEAVGYEDAPRPLEQQMAGFEDEWARIARDAGLVEPDLGRLASWWHTDADLGRDIEVVTDISKSRLAGFHTHHRTLDSFLGLFERYRAEGLIPR, from the coding sequence ATGACCGAGAACCGAGTGACCTCCGCCCGCACGACGTCCGCCCCCGCGTCGCCCCGCTCCGACGGCACCGGCCGCACGGCCCTCGTGGTCGGCGCTACGGGCATCAGCGGATCCGCGCTGGTCGACCAGCTCACCGCCGAGGGCTGGGACGTCCTGGCGCTCAGCCGCCGCGCGGGCGCCGACCGTCCGGGCGTCCGCTGGATCAGCGCCGACCTCCGCTCCGCCGACGACCTCCGCCGCGTCCTCGCGCCCGAGCAGCCGACCCACGTGTTCTTCACGGCGTGGTCGCGCCAGGCCACCGAGCAGGAGAACATCGACGTCAACGGCGGCATGGTGCGCGACCTGCTGGCCGCCCTCGACGGCGCGCCCGTCGAGCACGCCGCGCTCGTCACCGGCCTCAAGCACTACCTCGGCCCGTTCGAGGCCTACGGCCAGGGCGCGATGCCCGACACCCCCTTCCACGAGGAGGAGGAGCGCCTCGACGCCCCGAACTTCTACTACGCGCAGGAGGACGAGCTGTTCGCCGCCGCCTCCCGCCAGGGCTTCGCCTGGTCGGTGCACCGTTCGCACACCGTCATCGGGCACGCCGTCGGCAACCAGATGAACATGGGCCTGACGCTGGCGGTCTACGGATCCCTCTGCCGCGACCTCGGCCTGCCGTTCGTCTTCCCGGGGAGCGCCACGCAGTGGGACGGCCTCACGGACGTCACGGACGCGACCGTCCTCGCCGACCAGATGATCTGGGCGGCCACCGCCGAGGCCGGCCGCGACGAGGCGTTCAACGTCGTCAACGGCGACGTCTTCCGCTGGCGCTGGATGTGGCCCCGCCTCGCCGCGCACTTCGGCGTCGAGGCCGTCGGCTACGAGGACGCCCCGCGACCGCTCGAGCAGCAGATGGCGGGCTTCGAGGACGAGTGGGCGCGCATCGCCCGCGACGCCGGCCTCGTGGAGCCGGACCTCGGCCGCCTCGCCTCCTGGTGGCACACGGACGCCGACCTCGGGCGGGACATCGAGGTCGTCACCGACATCAGCAAGAGCCGCCTCGCCGGCTTCCACACGCACCACCGCACGCTCGACAGCTTCCTGGGGCTGTTCGAGCGCTACCGCGCCGAGGGGCTCATCCCGCGCTGA
- a CDS encoding DUF418 domain-containing protein produces MTPSPDSPAPAAYVPPVPAGERMLAPDLLRGIALLGIALANSVYFIADRPLGPLARPTDGTALDHVADALVGTLVDNRAFPLFTMLFAYGFTVILRRQAAAGVDGPRARRLLLRRSLGLMLFGALHVILLFEGDILLGYGILGLALAAMYRAPDRAYRALAWSTAIVFLLVAGTDGLTADAGTGSLLPGDDGTFLGDLAGRAVTLGVVLVGTPVLVGALVPLAAIGVLLGRRGVLEDPVGNLPLLRRLALVGMPVSVLGALPLVVVTVGAVDADPVALYLLGVLHGATGVAGALGLLGIVGWAVAVRAHRGDPAPGPVLGALIAVGRRSMTCYLLQSLLFAILLEPWSLGLGVGAGTARIALIAVAVWLVTVAVAVALERRGMAGPAERAIRRLAYGRPPARPTTAGPAAPVSAG; encoded by the coding sequence GTGACCCCGAGCCCCGACTCCCCCGCGCCCGCCGCCTACGTCCCGCCCGTCCCGGCCGGCGAGCGCATGCTCGCGCCCGACCTGCTCCGCGGGATCGCGCTGCTCGGGATCGCGCTCGCCAACTCCGTGTACTTCATCGCCGACCGTCCGCTCGGACCGCTCGCCCGCCCGACGGACGGGACCGCCCTCGACCACGTGGCCGACGCCCTCGTGGGCACGCTCGTCGACAACCGCGCGTTCCCCCTGTTCACGATGCTGTTCGCGTACGGGTTCACCGTGATCCTCCGCCGTCAGGCCGCCGCCGGGGTCGACGGGCCGCGCGCCCGGCGGTTGCTCCTCCGCCGGAGCCTCGGGCTGATGCTGTTCGGCGCGCTGCACGTCATCCTGCTGTTCGAGGGCGACATCCTCCTCGGCTACGGGATCCTCGGCCTCGCGCTCGCCGCGATGTACCGCGCACCCGACCGCGCGTACCGGGCCCTCGCGTGGAGCACGGCGATCGTCTTCCTCCTGGTCGCCGGGACGGACGGCCTCACGGCCGACGCGGGCACCGGCTCCCTCCTGCCGGGCGACGACGGCACGTTCCTCGGCGACCTCGCCGGCCGGGCCGTGACGCTCGGCGTCGTCCTCGTCGGCACCCCCGTGCTCGTGGGCGCGCTCGTGCCGCTCGCCGCGATCGGCGTGCTGCTCGGGCGGCGCGGCGTGCTCGAGGACCCGGTCGGGAACCTGCCGCTCCTGCGTCGCCTCGCGCTCGTCGGGATGCCGGTCAGCGTGCTCGGCGCCCTGCCGCTCGTGGTCGTCACCGTGGGCGCTGTCGACGCGGATCCCGTGGCGCTGTACCTGCTCGGCGTGCTGCACGGCGCGACGGGCGTCGCGGGCGCGCTCGGGCTGCTGGGGATCGTGGGCTGGGCGGTCGCGGTGCGCGCCCATCGCGGGGATCCGGCGCCCGGCCCCGTGCTCGGCGCGCTGATCGCCGTGGGCCGCCGCTCGATGACCTGCTACCTGCTGCAGTCGCTGCTGTTCGCGATCCTGCTGGAGCCGTGGTCCCTCGGGCTCGGCGTGGGCGCGGGGACGGCCCGCATCGCGCTGATCGCCGTCGCGGTGTGGCTCGTCACGGTCGCGGTGGCCGTGGCGCTCGAGCGGCGCGGGATGGCGGGCCCGGCGGAGCGGGCGATCCGCCGCCTCGCGTACGGCCGCCCGCCGGCCCGGCCGACGACGGCCGGACCGGCGGCGCCGGTCAGCGCGGGATGA